GATTCGAAGGATCCACCACGCGCGCGCTGGCGCGCGAGGCCGGGGTGAGCGAGGCGATGATCTTCCGCTTCTTCCCGGACAAGGCGGCCCTGTACCGGGCCATCATCGATCGGTTCATCGCCGCCTCCGGCGATCCCTTCCCGCGCGCCGCCGCGGCGAAGCGTGACGACGAGTCGGTGCTCGCGGCCCTGGCCGAGAACCTGATCCGGGACATGGAGCAGGAGCCGCAGTTCGTGCGCCTCCTGCTGTACAGCGCCCTGGAGCGGCACGAGCTGAGCCGCCTGTTTTTCGAGGCGCGTATCCTGAAGGTCACCCGGACGCTGGCCCGCTACCTGGCGCGTCGCATGGAGGAAGGGGCCCTGCGCCCGGTCCCTTCCCTGCCGGCCGCCCGGGCCTTCTTCGGCATGGCCTGCCACTACGCCCTGATGAACAACCTCTACACGGGGACGATGCCCGGCCGCATGCCGCGCTCGAGCGCGGCCCGGCTGGTCGCGTCGCTGTTCCTCGGCGGGCTCCGGGACAGGGAGCACCAGACGGCCCGCGTGGCCGGGGCCATCGGAAGACCGGCCGCCCGCTTCGGAAAGGCGAGCGCATGAAGCGCGCACCCTGGATCGCCGTCATCCTCCTCCTGGCGGGCGCTGCGGC
This sequence is a window from Candidatus Polarisedimenticolia bacterium. Protein-coding genes within it:
- a CDS encoding TetR/AcrR family transcriptional regulator; translated protein: MSRARLTGEKRREQILESAVSVFGRRGFEGSTTRALAREAGVSEAMIFRFFPDKAALYRAIIDRFIAASGDPFPRAAAAKRDDESVLAALAENLIRDMEQEPQFVRLLLYSALERHELSRLFFEARILKVTRTLARYLARRMEEGALRPVPSLPAARAFFGMACHYALMNNLYTGTMPGRMPRSSAARLVASLFLGGLRDREHQTARVAGAIGRPAARFGKASA